The Magnetospirillum sp. 15-1 genome window below encodes:
- a CDS encoding hemerythrin family protein, with amino-acid sequence MAASYSIGHPVLDDDHDRMIAAWRELEASRTLEAAKAAASRLMAEASGHFDREEQFMALCGYPDLARHKRLHAEMGAALRHVLLLPLLGKGGHEGFILAMRALMDKWVMAHILGEDSRLAPYVRAAQARLGGHRPAMAARH; translated from the coding sequence ATGGCCGCCAGTTACAGCATCGGACATCCGGTCCTCGACGACGACCATGATCGCATGATCGCCGCGTGGCGTGAACTGGAAGCCAGCCGGACCCTGGAGGCGGCCAAGGCGGCGGCCTCCCGGCTGATGGCCGAGGCCAGCGGGCATTTCGATCGCGAGGAACAGTTCATGGCCCTGTGCGGCTATCCTGATCTGGCTCGGCATAAGAGGCTGCATGCGGAAATGGGGGCGGCGCTCCGTCATGTACTGTTGTTGCCGCTGTTGGGCAAGGGTGGGCACGAGGGCTTCATCCTGGCCATGCGCGCCCTGATGGACAAGTGGGTGATGGCCCACATCCTGGGCGAGGATTCCAGGCTGGCCCCCTATGTCCGGGCGGCCCAGGCCCGGCTTGGCGGGCACCGTCCCGCCATGGCGGCCCGCCACTGA
- a CDS encoding copper chaperone PCu(A)C, with product MKSFAIAAALLLGLSVAGQAAAADIEVANPFMRAAPMAGGTGAAFMTINNHGAADRLLAAEAGISKSVELHTHVKDGDIYRMRKVESLVVPEHGTAEMKPGGDHIMFIGLNAPMKEGATVQLTLKFEKAGAVVVQVPVLAPGAMAPGAMVPGGGAPGAAMPGGMMHHGHK from the coding sequence ATGAAGTCCTTTGCCATTGCCGCCGCCCTGCTGCTGGGTCTGTCCGTCGCCGGTCAGGCGGCCGCCGCCGATATCGAGGTGGCCAACCCGTTCATGCGGGCCGCTCCCATGGCCGGCGGCACCGGAGCCGCCTTCATGACCATCAACAATCATGGTGCCGCCGACCGCCTGTTGGCGGCGGAAGCCGGCATTTCCAAGAGCGTCGAGCTGCACACCCATGTGAAGGACGGCGACATCTACCGCATGCGCAAGGTCGAGTCCCTGGTGGTGCCCGAGCACGGCACGGCCGAGATGAAGCCGGGCGGCGACCACATCATGTTCATCGGCCTCAACGCTCCCATGAAGGAAGGCGCCACGGTGCAGCTCACTCTCAAGTTCGAGAAGGCCGGCGCGGTGGTGGTTCAGGTGCCGGTCCTGGCGCCCGGCGCCATGGCTCCTGGTGCCATGGTTCCCGGTGGAGGGGCTCCCGGTGCCGCCATGCCGGGCGGCATGATGCACCACGGCCACAAATAG
- a CDS encoding TlpA disulfide reductase family protein → MKRRAFILSAAALAAFPAAAAKGQRGLIIHDQPRPVAAIDIRDAESRAAGLDTLKGKPVLLNLWASWCMPCVAELPALDRLKPALDAKGVVLVALSLDRSGKVAVANTFARLGIKNLDIRTDENRVAAEKLDAPALPVTLLIDREGREIARFIGAAEWDGPPAARLLDALAAGNPLTPDMAPPPVRMGAAP, encoded by the coding sequence ATGAAGCGCCGCGCCTTCATCCTGAGCGCCGCCGCCCTGGCCGCCTTTCCCGCCGCCGCCGCCAAGGGGCAGCGCGGCCTGATCATTCACGACCAGCCCCGGCCGGTGGCCGCCATCGACATCCGCGACGCCGAGTCCAGGGCCGCCGGGCTGGACACCTTGAAGGGCAAGCCGGTCCTGCTCAATCTGTGGGCCAGCTGGTGCATGCCCTGCGTCGCCGAACTGCCCGCCCTGGACAGGCTCAAACCCGCTCTCGACGCCAAGGGCGTGGTCCTGGTCGCCCTGTCGCTCGACCGCAGCGGCAAGGTGGCGGTCGCCAACACCTTCGCCCGCTTGGGCATCAAGAATCTGGATATCCGCACCGACGAGAATCGCGTGGCGGCGGAGAAGCTGGACGCCCCCGCCTTGCCGGTGACCTTGCTGATCGACCGCGAGGGCCGCGAAATCGCCCGCTTCATCGGGGCCGCCGAGTGGGACGGCCCGCCGGCCGCCCGCCTGCTGGACGCCCTGGCGGCGGGAAACCCGCTCACCCCGGACATGGCGCCGCCCCCGGTCAGAATGGGCGCGGCCCCGTAA
- a CDS encoding SCO family protein, with protein MLILLMCMAVVPAAHAQDDTTVSGRFLLTDMHGRPVTDETYRGKIRLVTFGYTFCPDICPTILNTLSVALEQLGPDRAKVATLFISVDPERDTPAHLKEYLNAFPDITGLTGTPEQVAAAARNFKVRYERQQPDGDDPKVYAVDHTAALFIMDREGNFLARMPHMSAPDRVADRVRSYLAPRKAED; from the coding sequence TTGCTGATACTTCTCATGTGCATGGCGGTGGTTCCGGCGGCGCACGCCCAGGACGACACCACGGTCTCGGGACGCTTTCTGCTCACCGACATGCATGGCCGGCCAGTCACCGACGAGACATATCGGGGCAAGATCCGCCTGGTCACCTTCGGCTACACCTTCTGCCCGGACATCTGCCCCACCATCCTCAACACCCTGTCGGTGGCGCTGGAGCAACTGGGACCCGACCGGGCCAAGGTGGCGACGCTGTTCATCTCGGTGGACCCCGAGCGCGACACGCCGGCCCACCTCAAGGAATACCTGAACGCCTTTCCGGACATCACCGGCCTGACGGGAACCCCCGAGCAGGTGGCCGCCGCCGCCCGCAACTTCAAGGTCCGCTACGAGCGCCAGCAGCCCGATGGCGACGACCCCAAGGTCTATGCCGTCGACCACACCGCCGCCCTGTTCATCATGGATCGCGAGGGCAATTTCCTGGCGCGCATGCCGCATATGTCGGCTCCCGACCGGGTGGCCGACCGGGTGCGCTCCTATCTCGCCCCCCGCAAGGCGGAGGACTAG
- the nosZ gene encoding Sec-dependent nitrous-oxide reductase — MKRRGLTENDLMAAAKTYNPTGKLDEFMVFSSGGQSGQVITYGVPSMRILKYIGVFTPEPWQGYGYDDESKNVLKQGSEVQGRQVLWGDTHHPALSETNGESDGQWLFINDKNTPRIAVIDLRDFETKQIVQNPILQSEHGGAFVSPNTDYIQEAAQYAAPLGGEFAPLEQFNEKYRGALTYWKFNREAGRIEPENSFSLELPPYSQDLSDFGKGPSDGWSFVNSFCTERYVGGIERGRPPFEAGCSAKDHDYLHVINWKKAAELVKAGKAKKINGHNVLSIDTAVKEGILVLVPEPKSPHGVDVSPDGKFVIVSGKLDSHTTVYDIAKIEAAIAAKTFAGKDEYGIPIIALETVAHNQVALGLGPLHTQYDSKPCVAYTSLYVDSMVAKWDYCEGKVLDKLSVHYNIGHLMAMEGDTAKPKGKYLIALNKLAIDRFAPVGPLHPQNHQLIDISGDKMQLLYDMPLPLGEPHYAVSISLDKLKTNVRYPFGTDSRTEKKSPFAVRPGQERIEKKPGKVEVFGTVIRSHITPEIIEANEGDEITVHLTNLERAQDETHGFAISKHNGNLSIEPGKTASLTVKANKAGVFPYYCTEFCSALHLEMEGYLLVQPANYKASGAKGKEGQVYGQKDYDARVKANVDTQAVINSVVGYITSVNFKDFPQVVAMVEDATEQLGYAEQNKKKSEEFAAKGDYNSAFLWAEQWFQYQVKAADIGLRAKTFLEQNGAKKVEAAPAK, encoded by the coding sequence ATGAAGCGCCGTGGTCTGACCGAAAATGACCTGATGGCCGCGGCCAAGACCTACAATCCGACCGGTAAGCTTGACGAGTTCATGGTGTTCAGCTCGGGCGGCCAGAGTGGTCAGGTGATCACGTACGGCGTGCCCTCCATGCGCATCCTGAAGTACATCGGCGTGTTCACCCCCGAGCCCTGGCAGGGCTATGGCTACGACGACGAGTCGAAGAACGTGCTGAAGCAGGGCTCCGAGGTTCAGGGCCGTCAGGTGCTGTGGGGCGATACCCACCACCCGGCGCTGTCCGAGACCAACGGCGAGAGCGACGGTCAGTGGCTGTTCATCAACGACAAGAACACGCCCCGTATCGCGGTGATCGATCTGCGCGACTTCGAGACCAAGCAGATCGTTCAGAACCCGATCCTGCAGTCCGAGCACGGTGGCGCCTTCGTCAGCCCGAACACCGACTACATCCAGGAAGCGGCCCAGTACGCGGCTCCCCTCGGCGGTGAATTCGCTCCCCTGGAGCAGTTCAACGAGAAGTATCGTGGCGCGCTGACCTACTGGAAGTTCAACCGCGAAGCCGGCCGCATCGAGCCCGAGAACTCGTTCTCCCTCGAACTGCCGCCCTACAGCCAGGATCTGTCCGATTTCGGCAAGGGTCCGTCGGATGGCTGGTCGTTCGTCAACTCCTTCTGCACCGAGCGTTATGTCGGCGGCATCGAGCGCGGCCGTCCGCCCTTCGAAGCGGGCTGCTCGGCCAAGGATCACGACTACCTGCACGTGATCAACTGGAAGAAGGCCGCCGAGCTGGTCAAGGCCGGCAAGGCCAAGAAGATCAACGGCCACAACGTCCTGAGCATCGATACCGCGGTCAAGGAAGGCATCCTGGTGCTCGTCCCCGAGCCCAAGAGCCCGCACGGCGTCGACGTCAGCCCGGACGGCAAGTTCGTGATCGTGTCCGGCAAGCTGGACAGCCACACCACCGTCTACGACATCGCCAAGATCGAAGCCGCCATTGCCGCCAAGACCTTCGCCGGCAAGGACGAGTACGGCATTCCGATCATCGCGCTGGAGACCGTTGCCCACAATCAGGTGGCGCTGGGCCTCGGCCCGCTCCACACCCAGTACGACTCCAAGCCCTGCGTCGCGTACACCTCGCTGTACGTGGACTCCATGGTCGCCAAGTGGGACTACTGTGAGGGCAAGGTGCTCGACAAGCTGTCGGTGCACTACAACATCGGCCATCTGATGGCCATGGAAGGCGATACCGCCAAGCCGAAGGGCAAGTACCTGATCGCCCTGAACAAGCTGGCCATCGATCGTTTCGCTCCGGTGGGTCCGCTGCATCCGCAGAACCACCAGCTGATCGATATCTCCGGCGACAAGATGCAGCTGCTGTACGATATGCCGCTGCCGTTGGGCGAGCCCCACTATGCCGTGTCGATCTCGCTCGACAAGCTGAAGACCAACGTCCGCTATCCGTTCGGCACCGACTCTCGCACCGAGAAGAAGTCGCCGTTCGCGGTCCGCCCCGGCCAGGAGCGTATCGAGAAGAAGCCGGGTAAGGTCGAAGTGTTCGGCACCGTGATCCGCTCGCACATCACGCCGGAAATCATCGAGGCGAACGAGGGTGACGAAATCACCGTCCACCTGACCAACCTCGAGCGTGCCCAGGACGAGACCCATGGTTTCGCCATCTCCAAGCACAACGGCAACCTGTCCATCGAGCCGGGCAAGACCGCCTCGCTGACCGTCAAGGCCAACAAGGCCGGCGTGTTCCCGTACTACTGCACCGAGTTCTGCTCGGCGCTGCACCTTGAGATGGAAGGCTACCTGCTGGTTCAGCCCGCCAACTACAAGGCTTCGGGTGCCAAGGGCAAGGAAGGCCAGGTTTACGGCCAGAAGGACTACGACGCCCGCGTGAAGGCCAATGTCGATACCCAGGCCGTCATCAACAGCGTCGTCGGCTACATCACCAGCGTGAACTTCAAGGACTTCCCGCAGGTGGTCGCCATGGTCGAAGACGCCACCGAGCAGCTGGGCTACGCCGAGCAGAACAAGAAGAAGTCTGAAGAGTTCGCCGCCAAGGGCGACTACAACAGCGCCTTCCTGTGGGCCGAGCAGTGGTTCCAGTATCAGGTCAAGGCCGCCGATATCGGCCTGCGTGCCAAGACCTTCCTGGAGCAGAACGGCGCCAAGAAGGTGGAGGCCGCTCCGGCCAAGTAA
- a CDS encoding c-type cytochrome, translated as MFKTIKRQLPVMALTAAFGAVSLAPALAADGKALYADKGCVACHGEDAKTPLQEGFPKLAGLASDYIVNQIKDIKAGARTNGQSVDSMKPIVEDLSEADAKAIADYLASLKEAPAAAAAAAGAPHPGKTLFLTKTCVACHGKEGKKPLPGYPAIAGQDKAYIIAQASDIQAGKRTNGKSSAMQPVMHLVNADELALVAEYLSTVK; from the coding sequence ATGTTCAAGACCATCAAGCGGCAACTCCCCGTCATGGCCCTGACCGCGGCCTTCGGCGCCGTTTCCCTGGCGCCGGCCCTTGCCGCCGATGGCAAGGCGCTCTACGCCGACAAGGGCTGCGTCGCCTGCCATGGCGAGGACGCCAAGACCCCGCTGCAGGAAGGCTTCCCCAAGCTGGCCGGACTGGCCTCCGACTACATCGTCAACCAGATCAAGGACATCAAGGCCGGTGCCCGCACCAACGGCCAGAGCGTTGATTCCATGAAGCCCATCGTGGAAGACCTGTCCGAGGCCGACGCCAAGGCCATCGCCGATTACCTGGCCAGCCTGAAGGAGGCTCCGGCCGCCGCCGCCGCCGCCGCCGGCGCTCCCCATCCGGGCAAGACCCTGTTCCTGACCAAGACCTGCGTGGCCTGCCACGGCAAGGAAGGCAAGAAGCCGCTGCCCGGCTATCCCGCCATCGCCGGCCAGGATAAGGCCTATATCATTGCTCAGGCCAGTGACATCCAGGCCGGCAAGCGCACTAACGGCAAGTCCAGCGCCATGCAGCCGGTCATGCACCTCGTGAACGCCGACGAACTGGCTCTGGTTGCGGAATACTTGTCCACAGTCAAGTGA
- a CDS encoding c-type cytochrome translates to MLKLKHSLAALAAVSALLAGGAVYAADHAAPKKGKSVGEEGYVWNAGGGEEDEALGLKPDLKNGREVYEVCSACHQPEGWGLPDGTFPQLAGQHYKVIIKQLADIRALNRENPTMYPFALPSQIGGPQAVADVAGYIQTLKMSPENGKGDGKDPALGKKLYADNCTRCHGAAGEGDNEKFYPRIEAQHYAYLLRQFNEIKAGKRRNANPDMVKQIHDFTDQETRAVLDYVSRLVPPKEKVAPKGWKNPDFQ, encoded by the coding sequence ATGTTGAAGCTCAAACACAGCCTAGCCGCTCTGGCCGCGGTTTCTGCCCTGCTCGCTGGCGGAGCGGTGTATGCGGCCGATCATGCTGCCCCCAAGAAGGGCAAGTCGGTCGGTGAGGAGGGCTATGTGTGGAACGCCGGCGGTGGCGAAGAGGACGAGGCTCTCGGCCTTAAGCCCGACCTCAAGAACGGCCGTGAAGTGTATGAAGTTTGCTCGGCCTGCCATCAGCCGGAAGGCTGGGGTCTGCCTGACGGCACCTTCCCGCAGCTGGCCGGCCAGCACTACAAAGTCATCATCAAGCAGCTGGCCGACATTCGCGCTCTGAACCGCGAAAACCCGACCATGTATCCCTTCGCCCTGCCGAGCCAGATCGGTGGCCCGCAGGCGGTCGCCGATGTCGCCGGTTACATCCAGACCCTGAAAATGAGCCCGGAAAACGGTAAGGGCGATGGCAAGGACCCGGCGCTGGGCAAGAAGCTTTACGCCGACAATTGCACCCGCTGCCACGGTGCCGCCGGCGAGGGCGACAACGAGAAGTTCTATCCGCGCATCGAGGCACAGCACTACGCCTATTTGCTGCGCCAGTTCAATGAGATCAAGGCCGGCAAGCGCCGCAATGCCAATCCGGATATGGTCAAGCAGATTCACGACTTCACCGATCAGGAGACCCGTGCCGTTCTCGACTACGTCTCCCGGCTGGTTCCGCCCAAGGAAAAGGTTGCGCCCAAGGGCTGGAAAAATCCTGACTTCCAGTAG
- the nosD gene encoding nitrous oxide reductase family maturation protein NosD, translating into MVVWFKTFSKSKLAILALVFAAGLSPAGAAPQGPQGLDGEPLLDSTLLQALIDIAQPGQVITPPPGRYRSHLVISKPIIFDGKNQVILDGEGTGSVLWIKTDGAIVRNFRITNSGPNHAQQDAGIQVRGKNNVVEDNRMDNVLFGFSLEQSEYNTVRRNKVEGKRISLGRRGDGIKLWYSHHNLIEDNEFTSGRDIVFWYATHNRFVGNRQSGGRYGLHLMQAQYNIAENNYFFDNSTGISMMYDTGDELRNNVIAKAIGAAGVCISMKESSDVVIENNDILYCSQGISIDVAPYEPDTKNVIRANRIAYNDMGVAFLNDWKGNEFTGNLFTGNITEVAVYGGGSAKRNLWDSNRWEDYQGFDRDGDGIGDKPHRLYNYAGRVWMDKPNTRFFKGTPLLEVLDFLDRLAPFSEPVLMLEDKHPLVASDAKVKAGSTLDATEDLRKNPDRPKPAGEAPIAHDKVSGPGGATTGRRGSLEPQRGPIGSKDDD; encoded by the coding sequence ATGGTCGTGTGGTTCAAGACCTTTTCAAAGTCTAAACTGGCGATATTGGCCCTCGTCTTCGCCGCCGGGCTGTCCCCCGCCGGGGCCGCCCCTCAGGGACCCCAGGGGTTGGATGGCGAGCCGCTGCTGGATTCCACCCTGCTGCAGGCGCTGATCGACATCGCGCAGCCCGGCCAAGTCATCACTCCGCCGCCGGGGCGCTACCGATCCCATCTGGTGATCAGCAAGCCGATCATCTTCGACGGCAAGAATCAGGTGATCCTGGACGGCGAGGGCACCGGCTCGGTGCTGTGGATCAAGACCGACGGCGCCATCGTGCGCAACTTCCGCATCACTAACAGCGGTCCCAACCACGCCCAGCAGGATGCCGGCATCCAGGTGCGCGGCAAGAACAACGTGGTCGAGGACAACCGGATGGACAACGTGCTGTTCGGGTTCAGCCTCGAACAGTCCGAGTACAATACCGTCCGGCGCAACAAGGTCGAGGGCAAGAGGATCAGCCTGGGCCGGCGCGGCGACGGCATCAAGCTGTGGTACTCGCACCATAACCTGATCGAAGACAACGAATTCACCAGCGGCCGCGACATCGTCTTCTGGTACGCAACCCACAACCGCTTCGTCGGCAACCGGCAGAGCGGTGGGCGTTATGGCCTGCACCTGATGCAGGCCCAGTACAACATCGCGGAGAACAACTATTTCTTCGACAATTCCACCGGCATATCGATGATGTACGATACCGGCGACGAATTGCGGAACAACGTCATCGCCAAGGCCATCGGGGCGGCCGGCGTCTGCATTTCCATGAAGGAAAGCAGCGACGTGGTGATCGAGAACAACGACATTCTCTATTGCTCGCAGGGTATTTCCATCGACGTGGCGCCCTATGAGCCGGATACCAAGAATGTCATCCGCGCCAATCGCATCGCCTATAACGACATGGGCGTGGCCTTCCTCAACGACTGGAAGGGCAACGAGTTCACCGGCAACCTGTTCACCGGCAACATCACCGAAGTGGCGGTCTATGGCGGCGGCAGCGCCAAGCGCAACCTCTGGGATTCCAACCGCTGGGAGGATTACCAGGGCTTCGACCGCGATGGCGACGGCATCGGCGACAAGCCCCACCGGCTGTACAACTACGCCGGCCGGGTGTGGATGGACAAGCCCAATACCCGCTTCTTCAAGGGCACGCCGCTGCTGGAGGTTCTGGACTTCCTCGACCGTCTGGCGCCGTTCTCCGAGCCGGTGCTGATGCTGGAGGACAAGCATCCGCTGGTCGCCTCCGACGCCAAGGTCAAGGCCGGATCGACCCTCGACGCCACCGAGGATCTGCGCAAGAACCCCGACCGCCCCAAGCCGGCGGGCGAGGCCCCCATCGCCCATGACAAGGTGAGCGGGCCGGGCGGGGCCACTACCGGCCGGCGGGGCTCGCTCGAGCCCCAGCGCGGCCCTATCGGGAGCAAGGATGATGACTGA
- a CDS encoding 4Fe-4S dicluster domain-containing protein has product MMTEQNAPPKAGPAPLPNNKTRRQIMRSIAMGGAVIGASLFGFFPVLRKWTPRLRPPGAIDETEFLAACIKCGQCVQVCPVRAIRLGDLDEGFGVGVPYIPAREQACDFSCDAVQCVLACPTGALSHTISKREEVRMGLARLDRPNACLARKGEGYKGAARPAPFKGVHRYAEIDRWKPVKLAEYKYDLEVCDLCVRECPVPNAISMEPVSNDPADKRRTPVVHQACVGCGMCEMICPTEAASIVVDIRRKWGDA; this is encoded by the coding sequence ATGATGACTGAGCAAAACGCGCCGCCCAAGGCCGGTCCGGCGCCGCTTCCCAACAACAAGACCCGCCGTCAGATCATGCGCTCCATCGCCATGGGCGGCGCGGTGATCGGGGCGTCGCTGTTCGGATTCTTTCCCGTGCTCCGCAAGTGGACGCCACGGCTGCGCCCGCCGGGCGCCATCGACGAGACCGAGTTTCTCGCCGCCTGCATCAAATGCGGCCAGTGCGTGCAGGTTTGCCCGGTGAGGGCCATCCGCCTGGGCGACCTGGACGAGGGCTTCGGAGTGGGCGTGCCCTACATTCCGGCCCGCGAGCAGGCCTGCGATTTCTCGTGCGACGCGGTGCAGTGCGTGCTGGCCTGCCCCACCGGGGCGCTCAGCCACACTATCAGCAAGCGCGAGGAGGTCCGCATGGGCCTCGCCCGCCTGGACCGCCCCAATGCCTGCCTGGCCCGCAAGGGCGAGGGGTACAAGGGGGCGGCCCGACCGGCTCCCTTCAAGGGCGTTCACCGCTATGCCGAGATCGACCGCTGGAAGCCGGTCAAGCTGGCCGAGTACAAATACGACCTGGAGGTTTGCGACCTGTGCGTCCGCGAATGCCCGGTTCCCAACGCCATCAGCATGGAGCCCGTGAGCAATGACCCCGCCGACAAGCGCCGCACTCCCGTGGTGCATCAGGCCTGCGTCGGCTGCGGCATGTGCGAGATGATCTGCCCGACCGAGGCGGCCTCCATCGTCGTCGACATCCGGCGCAAGTGGGGAGACGCGTGA
- a CDS encoding NapH/MauN family ferredoxin-type protein, with protein sequence MKLLTSLKIMLGAAPQRPTSYTPEALAMQEAKRLVKGPERAKEIKAAHAEHSSHKWRNIRWATLIMVNMIFVLSFRFDVQLVEGALTASRVIGFHFADLNSAIQVMLAYKVILINLVIGTGTVLFMWWLLGGRTFCSWTCPYHLLAEIAEKIHLALAKRKMVVDYPLHRGSRTVLYVVFALLAFVSGYTVFESISPTGIVSRALIYGPGLAMIWVLGLLAYEIIFIRRMWCRYICPIGLTYGFVGAVSPTRVTYNMENCLHEGDCRKVCLVPHVLECTKKTYADDVNIAIGADCTRCGLCIDACPTGSLKYEIKGLSKLL encoded by the coding sequence ATGAAACTCCTCACCTCGCTGAAGATCATGCTGGGCGCCGCGCCCCAGCGGCCCACCAGCTACACTCCCGAGGCCCTGGCCATGCAGGAGGCCAAGCGGCTGGTCAAGGGACCGGAGCGGGCCAAGGAAATCAAGGCCGCCCACGCCGAGCACTCCAGCCACAAGTGGCGCAACATCCGCTGGGCGACGCTGATCATGGTCAACATGATCTTCGTGCTGTCGTTCCGCTTCGACGTGCAACTGGTGGAAGGGGCGCTGACCGCGTCTCGGGTCATCGGCTTTCACTTCGCCGACCTGAACTCGGCCATCCAGGTGATGCTGGCCTACAAGGTCATTTTGATCAATCTGGTGATCGGCACCGGCACGGTGCTGTTCATGTGGTGGCTGCTGGGCGGGCGTACCTTCTGCTCGTGGACCTGCCCCTACCACCTGCTGGCCGAGATCGCGGAAAAGATCCATCTGGCGCTGGCCAAGCGCAAGATGGTGGTGGATTACCCGCTGCATCGCGGCTCGCGGACCGTGCTTTATGTGGTCTTCGCCCTTCTGGCCTTCGTCAGCGGCTATACGGTGTTCGAGTCCATCTCGCCCACCGGCATCGTGTCGCGCGCCCTGATCTACGGGCCGGGCCTCGCCATGATCTGGGTGCTGGGTCTGCTGGCCTACGAGATCATCTTCATCCGCCGTATGTGGTGCCGCTACATCTGCCCGATCGGCCTGACCTACGGCTTCGTCGGAGCGGTGTCGCCCACCAGGGTGACCTACAATATGGAGAACTGCCTGCACGAGGGGGACTGCCGCAAGGTCTGCCTGGTGCCCCATGTGCTGGAATGCACCAAGAAGACCTATGCCGATGACGTCAACATCGCCATCGGCGCCGATTGCACCCGCTGCGGCCTGTGCATCGACGCCTGTCCCACCGGGTCTCTGAAATACGAGATCAAGGGACTGAGCAAGCTGTTGTAG
- a CDS encoding ABC transporter ATP-binding protein has translation MIVFDNVSKTFKRHRVLDGVSLSIDKGERIALVGSNGAGKTTLIRCLLGEYLHEGSVTVNGVPPRGNRKTVLSHVGFVPQIPPPLKMPVGELVNFSAAVCGSDPERIITMVRELGLDWDMVRGRPFVKLSGGMKQKMLIGIALGRDSDLLIMDEPAANLDPEARHIFFHLLHERKDNAVMLITSHRLDEVAALVNRVVEMDQGKVALDDRVADDVDMTARLDCLVRLTRAEPAFARAMGDWQFVAEDGGVAWRGVVNGPDRLRFLGVLARYAGLVAGIEMK, from the coding sequence ATGATCGTTTTCGACAACGTCTCCAAGACCTTCAAGCGCCACCGGGTGCTGGACGGCGTCAGCCTGTCCATCGACAAGGGCGAGCGGATCGCGCTGGTGGGCTCCAACGGCGCGGGCAAGACCACCCTGATCCGTTGCCTGCTGGGCGAGTACCTGCACGAGGGCTCGGTCACCGTCAACGGCGTGCCGCCGCGCGGCAACCGCAAGACCGTGTTGTCCCATGTGGGCTTCGTGCCGCAGATTCCGCCGCCGCTCAAGATGCCGGTGGGGGAACTGGTCAACTTCTCGGCCGCCGTCTGCGGCTCGGACCCCGAGCGCATCATCACCATGGTGCGTGAGCTGGGCCTGGATTGGGACATGGTGCGCGGGCGGCCCTTCGTGAAGCTGTCGGGCGGCATGAAGCAGAAGATGCTGATCGGCATCGCGCTGGGCCGCGATTCCGACCTGCTGATCATGGACGAGCCCGCCGCCAATCTGGACCCCGAGGCCCGGCACATCTTCTTCCACCTGCTGCACGAGCGGAAGGACAACGCCGTCATGCTGATCACCAGCCACCGCCTGGACGAGGTGGCGGCGCTGGTCAACCGCGTGGTGGAGATGGATCAGGGCAAGGTGGCGCTGGACGACCGGGTGGCCGACGACGTCGACATGACGGCGCGTCTCGATTGCCTGGTGCGCCTGACCCGGGCCGAGCCCGCCTTCGCGCGCGCCATGGGCGACTGGCAGTTCGTCGCCGAAGACGGCGGCGTGGCATGGCGGGGCGTGGTCAACGGCCCAGACCGGTTGCGCTTTCTGGGCGTTCTCGCCCGCTATGCCGGTCTGGTGGCCGGTATCGAGATGAAATAG